Below is a genomic region from Pirellulales bacterium.
GCGGACGACGAGTCTGCGGAAGTTGTGCAGCCAGGCGATGGTGCGTTCGATCTTCCCGCGGCGACGATATCGTCGCAGTTTTCGGCCGTCTTGCGTGTTCGGTTTCGTACGACCTCGGCGATGAGGGCAGACCAGGTCCCAGCCCTTAGCCAGCAGGTTGCTTCTCAGCTTGTCACTGTCATAGGCGCGATCGGCGAT
It encodes:
- a CDS encoding transposase produces the protein MADRAYDSDKLRSNLLAKGWDLVCPHRRGRTKPNTQDGRKLRRYRRRGKIERTIAWLHNFRRLVVRYEYYSNVYQAFILLACITICLRRF